One window of Anas platyrhynchos isolate ZD024472 breed Pekin duck chromosome 11, IASCAAS_PekinDuck_T2T, whole genome shotgun sequence genomic DNA carries:
- the INTS14 gene encoding integrator complex subunit 14: MPTVVVMDVSLSMTRPVSVEGSEEYQRKHLAVHGLTMLFEHMATNYKLEFTALVVFSSLWELMVPFTRDYNTLQEALSNMDDYDKTCLESALLGVCNIVQQEWGAAIPCQVVLVTDGCLGIGRGSLRHSLATHNQRSESNRFPLPFPFPSKLYVMCMANLEELQSTDSLDCLERLIDLNNGEGQIFTIDGPLCLKNVQSMFGKLIDLAYTPFHAVLKCGHLTSDVQVFPRPEPFIIDEEIDPIPKAINTDLEIVGFVDIADISSPPVLSRHLVLPIALNREGDEVGPGITDDTEDENSANQIAGKIPNFCVLLHGSLKVEGMVAVVQLGPEWYGMLYSQADSKKKSNLMMSLFEPGPEPLPWLGKMAQLGPISDAKENPYGDDDNKSPFPLQPKNKRSYAQNVTVWIKPSGLQTDVQKILRNARKLPEKTQTFYKELNRLRKAALAFGFLDLLKGVADMLERECTLLPDTAHPDAAFQLTHAAQQLKVASTGASEYAAYDHNIAPLQTDFPSTGTERM; this comes from the exons ATGCCGACGGTGGTGGTGATGGACGTGTCGCTCTCCATGACACGGCCGGTGTCGGTGGAGGGCTCTGAGGAGTACCAGCGGAAACACCTGGCGGTGCACGGCCTGACCATGCTCTTCGAGCACATGGCGACCAACTACAAGCTGGAGTTCACGGCCTTGGTGGTGTTTTCGTCGCTCTGGGAGCTGATGGTGCCATTTACAAGAGATTACAACACGCTGCAG gaaGCTCTAAGTAACATGGATGATTACGACAAAACCTGTTTAGAGTCAGCACTGCTTGGGGTTTGCAATATTGTCCAACAAGAATGGGGTGCAGCAATTCCTTGCCAG GTTGTTCTTGTCACTGATGGCTGCTTGGGGATCGGCAGAGGCTCCCTACGACACTCACTAGCTACTCACAACCAGAGGAGTGAAAGCAACCGATTTCCACTGCCTTTCCCATTCCCGTCCAAGTTGTACGTCATGTGCATGGCAAATCTTGAAGAG CTTCAGAGCACGGATTCCTTAGACTGCCTGGAACGGCTCATAGATTTAAACAACGGGGAAGGGCAAATCTTTACCATTGATGGACCACTTTGCCTGAAGAATGTCCAGTCTATGTTTGG AAAGCTAATAGACCTGGCTTATACACCATTCCATGCTGTTCTCAAGTGTGGCCACTTAACATCTGATGTGCAAGTATTTCCCAGACCAGAACCTTTCATTATAGATGAGGAAATAGACCCCATTCCTAAAGCAATTAATACAg ATCTAGAAATTGTTGGTTTTGTAGATATAGCTGACATTTCTAGCCCTCCTGTCTTATCCAGACACTTGGTGCTGCCTATTGCACTTAACAGAG AAGGTGATGAGGTGGGACCTGGGATCACAGATGACACCGAAGATGAGAATTCAGCTAATCAGATTGCTGGGAAAATCCCcaacttctgtgttttgttgcaTGGGAGCCTGAAAGTGGAAGGCATGGTGGCTGTCGTTCAGTTGGG gCCAGAGTGGTATGGAATGCTCTATTCACAAGCTGATAGCAAGAAGAAATCAAACCTCATGATGTCACTCTTTGAACCTGGTCCCGAGCCCCTTCCTTGGCTAGGGAAGATGGCACAGCTTGGACCTATTTCAG ATGCAAAAGAAAATCCGTATGGAGATGATGACAATAAGAGCCCTTTTCCCTTGCAACCCAAGAACAAGCGCAGTTATGCACAGAATGTTACTGTATGGATTAAACCAAGTGGCCTTCAG actgATGTACAGAAGATCTTGAGAAATGCAAGAAAACTCCCTGAAAAAACTCAAACCTTCTATAAA GAACTGAACCGTTTACGAAAGGCAGCCCTGGCCTTTGGCTTTTTGGACCTCTTGAAAGGTGTGGCAGACATGCTGGAGCGGGAGTGCACACTGCTGCCTGACACAGCTCATCCCGATGCAGCGTTTCAGCTCACGCATGCTGCACAGCAGCTTAAAGTGGCAAGTACTGGGGCTTCTGAATACGCTGCCTATGATCATAACATTGCTCCACTGCAGACAGACTTCCCCAGTACTGGCACTGAAAGAATGTGA